One segment of Vibrio gazogenes DNA contains the following:
- the budA gene encoding acetolactate decarboxylase, whose amino-acid sequence MRGFYNPQCDCSLDIAKEFAEYHHVTNDGEIFQTSLMSALIAGVYEGSTTVEQLLEHGDFGLGTFNQLDGELIAFDKNVFQLKSDGSANPADMTQRTPFAVMTFFKASIELPLTSRMSRETVHQLIDDMIPSDNVFCAIRIDGVFDFVRTRTVPKQNRPYRPMLEVVKEQPTFRFTHRKGVIAGFRSPKYTTGINVPGYHEHFITDDYQGGGHIQDYSISSGFLQIGKVSRLVIDTPVSTEFLKANLTPEDIHTAIDKAEK is encoded by the coding sequence ATGCGCGGATTCTATAACCCTCAGTGTGACTGTTCGCTCGATATAGCGAAAGAATTTGCTGAATATCATCACGTGACCAATGATGGTGAAATTTTTCAGACTTCGTTGATGAGCGCCCTGATTGCCGGCGTTTACGAAGGCTCGACTACCGTAGAACAGTTACTGGAACACGGCGATTTCGGTTTGGGAACATTCAACCAACTGGATGGCGAGCTCATTGCTTTTGATAAGAACGTTTTTCAGCTCAAATCTGATGGCTCAGCCAATCCGGCGGACATGACGCAAAGAACGCCTTTTGCCGTGATGACCTTTTTCAAAGCGAGTATCGAGCTACCACTGACCTCACGGATGTCCCGCGAAACCGTTCATCAACTGATCGATGACATGATCCCAAGTGACAATGTATTCTGTGCAATACGCATTGATGGCGTCTTCGACTTTGTCCGCACCCGCACCGTACCAAAACAAAACCGCCCCTACCGGCCAATGCTTGAGGTTGTCAAAGAACAACCCACATTCCGTTTCACACACAGAAAAGGCGTCATCGCCGGATTTCGCAGCCCCAAATACACCACAGGTATTAATGTTCCCGGCTATCACGAACATTTCATAACCGATGATTATCAAGGAGGTGGCCACATTCAGGATTACAGTATTTCATCCGGGTTTCTCCAGATCGGCAAAGTGTCGCGATTGGTGATCGACACGCCGGTTTCTACAGAGTTCCTCAAAGCGAATCTGACTCCGGAAGATATTCATACCGCCATCGACAAGGCGGAAAAATAA
- a CDS encoding LysR family transcriptional regulator, which produces MEFRYLKYFVAVAQTRHFTRAAEQLGIAQPPLSQQIKKLEHELGVDLFKRLSRGVELTKAGEVFYTDAVNILTDAERAMAKVRQIARGENTEVKIGFATSTSTSIQVLGKMGYLQNEGLNLKTAELPMSELAVQLKNKQLDIAIMRLPCYASESFERQTLFEDPFVAVIPTSHPLAQFKCIQMKQLRGQRILLFPRETGPALFDGMNTLFTDAGIRLEPQFSAPQLRTTIAMAQAGLGIAIVPYSLAEHLDDSAVVASIEDIQLTSRIVVAWEASNLNKQVLKVVAKLSKTDG; this is translated from the coding sequence ATGGAATTCCGTTACCTGAAGTATTTCGTTGCTGTTGCTCAGACGCGCCATTTTACAAGAGCCGCCGAACAACTAGGGATTGCACAGCCGCCATTAAGTCAGCAGATTAAAAAGCTGGAACATGAGCTAGGTGTCGACTTGTTTAAACGTCTATCCAGAGGGGTAGAGCTGACCAAGGCAGGGGAAGTGTTTTATACCGATGCGGTGAATATTCTCACTGATGCGGAGCGGGCAATGGCGAAAGTCAGGCAGATTGCTCGTGGTGAAAATACAGAAGTGAAAATTGGTTTTGCAACGTCCACTTCAACCAGCATTCAGGTGCTGGGAAAAATGGGTTATCTGCAAAATGAGGGACTCAACCTGAAGACGGCTGAGTTGCCGATGTCGGAGCTGGCTGTGCAATTGAAGAACAAACAGTTAGATATTGCGATTATGCGACTGCCCTGTTACGCCAGTGAGTCTTTTGAGCGCCAGACATTGTTTGAGGATCCGTTTGTCGCAGTGATTCCTACGAGTCATCCCTTAGCGCAATTTAAGTGTATCCAGATGAAGCAGCTCCGAGGGCAGAGAATCTTACTGTTTCCGCGTGAAACCGGACCAGCTTTGTTTGATGGGATGAATACACTTTTCACAGATGCAGGCATACGGCTTGAACCACAATTCTCCGCGCCGCAGTTGCGTACGACGATTGCGATGGCGCAGGCCGGACTGGGCATTGCGATTGTGCCGTATTCACTGGCTGAGCACTTGGATGATTCCGCTGTCGTCGCAAGTATTGAGGATATACAGTTGACCAGCCGGATTGTGGTCGCCTGGGAAGCATCCAATCTGAATAAGCAGGTGCTAAAAGTGGTGGCAAAGCTCAGTAAAACAGACGGGTGA
- a CDS encoding lysine decarboxylase has product MNNTSLPIYNSLNNANKKLKGSFHALPIQNLGKTKDVVLSEDFNARLSKIKELELSLTSPFFDSLTDPNKAIDESTNILKDMYGSDLSLFVTCGSTISNKIIIEAICKSSDKVLCQKGVHQSIYFSLKSQNSDVNYVQDLICNDDAYIYSADPQGIIDALVRAEEAGTPYTTLIINSQTYDGVCFDLQEFLPVVCERAKDIKNIVIDEAWGAWSTFDPKMKEKSAIQNALTLSKKYDVNFIVTHSVHKSLFALRQASIINVFGSEDCQAKVVGSHFRNHSTSPSYPILASTELALSHANQYAVQYSNRINEQCEYLKSFINDLNLFRCPSLTLEEEYLIQDPTKLWITCTTKLLSGAKIREILFNKYGIYISRYSHNSILLNLHHGISNELIGLLTNALCEIDKKYKTKNNLLNINVGDIANSFYILYPPGIPILTPGQTICNNVITKINQSIFDDTSLLIVEGN; this is encoded by the coding sequence ATGAACAACACATCATTACCAATATATAACTCTTTAAATAATGCTAATAAAAAGCTTAAAGGAAGTTTTCATGCATTACCCATACAAAACCTTGGAAAAACAAAAGATGTCGTATTGAGTGAGGATTTTAACGCTAGGTTATCTAAGATAAAAGAACTAGAACTATCACTTACCTCACCGTTTTTCGATAGTTTAACTGATCCAAATAAAGCTATAGATGAATCAACGAATATATTGAAAGATATGTATGGTTCTGACTTGTCATTATTCGTTACGTGCGGTAGCACAATATCAAACAAAATCATAATAGAAGCTATTTGTAAATCGTCTGATAAGGTCTTATGTCAAAAAGGTGTTCATCAATCTATATACTTTTCATTGAAGTCTCAGAATAGTGATGTGAACTATGTACAGGATCTGATTTGTAATGATGATGCTTATATCTACTCTGCTGATCCCCAAGGCATCATTGATGCGTTAGTCAGAGCTGAAGAGGCCGGAACACCTTATACAACCCTCATAATCAACAGTCAGACCTATGATGGCGTGTGTTTTGATTTACAAGAGTTTCTTCCTGTTGTCTGTGAAAGAGCTAAAGACATAAAGAACATCGTGATAGATGAAGCATGGGGGGCTTGGTCTACTTTTGATCCTAAGATGAAAGAAAAAAGTGCAATACAAAACGCCTTAACTCTCTCAAAGAAATATGATGTTAACTTTATAGTGACGCATTCTGTTCACAAGTCCTTATTTGCATTGCGACAAGCAAGCATCATCAATGTTTTTGGTTCGGAGGATTGTCAAGCTAAGGTTGTTGGTAGTCACTTTCGAAATCATTCCACCTCTCCTAGTTATCCTATTCTGGCAAGTACGGAACTTGCTTTGAGTCATGCCAATCAATACGCAGTACAGTACTCGAATAGAATAAATGAACAGTGTGAATATCTTAAATCCTTCATTAATGATTTGAACCTGTTTAGATGTCCGAGTTTGACTCTTGAAGAAGAATATCTAATTCAAGATCCGACAAAGCTATGGATAACATGCACCACTAAACTATTAAGCGGTGCTAAAATTCGAGAAATCCTATTTAATAAGTATGGGATATATATTAGTAGATATTCACATAATTCAATTCTTCTAAATCTCCATCATGGAATTTCAAATGAATTAATTGGCTTGCTGACTAATGCTCTATGTGAAATAGACAAGAAGTATAAAACCAAAAACAACCTACTAAATATCAATGTCGGTGATATAGCGAATTCATTCTATATTTTATATCCACCTGGGATTCCGATTTTGACACCAGGGCAAACCATTTGTAACAACGTAATAACTAAGATTAACCAATCAATTTTTGACGATACATCTCTATTAATTGTTGAAGGGAATTAA
- a CDS encoding isochorismatase family protein: MTQLNTLRNIAGLQEHKVDWNNASVLFVDYQNEYVDGVLSLGKAGKTALENAEKLLETARSKNAPVFHILHKASSASPVFNCDSPLSDAIDVVKPNDNETVVHKTLPNSFFNTDLEEMLQLTGRKQLIILGFMSHMCVTATTIKAVELGYDVIVCEDACATRPLPDLSGNPIDEKLIHLVSMAALSDRYASIQPLNNFA, from the coding sequence ATGACTCAATTAAATACACTTCGAAATATTGCTGGTCTACAAGAGCATAAGGTTGATTGGAATAATGCATCTGTCCTTTTTGTTGATTACCAAAATGAATATGTGGATGGTGTTTTGTCGCTGGGCAAAGCAGGAAAAACAGCACTGGAGAACGCAGAAAAGCTACTAGAAACCGCTCGAAGTAAGAATGCCCCAGTTTTCCATATACTTCATAAAGCGAGTTCGGCATCACCGGTATTTAACTGCGATTCACCTTTGTCAGATGCTATAGATGTTGTAAAACCTAATGACAACGAAACAGTAGTTCATAAGACGCTACCTAACTCATTTTTCAATACCGACCTAGAAGAGATGCTGCAGTTAACTGGACGCAAACAACTCATTATCCTCGGCTTCATGAGCCATATGTGTGTTACTGCGACAACTATCAAAGCTGTAGAGTTGGGTTACGACGTTATTGTTTGTGAAGACGCCTGTGCAACACGGCCATTACCCGACCTAAGCGGTAATCCGATTGATGAAAAACTCATTCACTTGGTGTCTATGGCAGCACTAAGCGACCGATACGCTTCAATTCAACCTTTGAATAATTTTGCATAA